In Elephas maximus indicus isolate mEleMax1 chromosome 5, mEleMax1 primary haplotype, whole genome shotgun sequence, the sequence gaactagatggtgcccagctacaaccgatgactgccctgacagggaacacaacagagaacccctgagggagcacgagagcagtgggatgtagaccccaaattctcgtaaaaagatctgacttaatggtctgattgagactagagagaccctggagatcacggtccccagaccttctgttagcccaagactggaaccattcctaaacccaactcttcagatagggactggactggactatgggatagaaaatgataatggtgaggattgagcttcttggatcaagcagacacatgagactatgtgggcagctcctgtctggatggaagatgagagggcagagggggtcagaagctgcccaaatggacatgaaaatagagggtggagagaagaagtgtgctgtcccattagagggagagcaactaggagtatatagcaaggtgtatgtaagtttttgtatgagagactgacttggtttgtaaactttcacttaaaaaacaataataaaaaaaaaaattccgctTCCCACTAtcgagagtggcgtctggggtcttaaacactagtgcccggacatctaagatgcatcgattggtctcaactcacctggagcaaaggagaatgaagaacaccaaagacacaaggtaataatgaacccaagagactgaaagggccacataaatcagagactacatcagcatgagaccagaagaactagatggtgcctggctacaaccgatgactgccctgacagggaacacaacagagaatccctgatggagcaggagaaaaaggggatgcagacctcaaattctagtaaaaagaccagacttaatggtctgactgagattagagggaCCATgaaggtcatggtctccagaccttctgttagcccaagactgggactattcccgaagccaactcttcagacagggattgggactggactataagacagaaaatgatactggtgaggagtgagcttcttggctcaagtagacacacgagactttacggaaggggagatgagaaggcggcggggtggggggggctggttgaatggacacaggaatacagggcggagagaaagagtgtgctgtcacattgtaggaagagcaaccagggtcacgtaacaatgtgcgTATAAGTTTCTATATGAAaaactgacctgaattgtaaactttcacttgaagcacaaaaaaagaaaaaaaaaagcgtgCAAGCTACTGACCTAGGAGGTCAGAGTTCCACTCTGAGCGTAGAATAGCGAATGCACCCTGCTGGGGAGACAAGACCACCACTAGCGAGGAAGCAGCACACGAGACCTGCCGCTGACCTAAACATGCACAGCTCAAACAGACCACTGAGCTGTGGGTGTACTCTGAGACCGGCCACACCAGGCGCAGCCCTGCCAGGGCCAGGCTGTGACTGCACTCCCTGGCCTGCTGCCAGAACAGGGCCAACAGGGGTTGGGCAGCTGGGCTGTGGGTGCAGCTGTGGCCTGCCACTGGACAGGGCTGATCAGGACTGGCCAGCTGGGCTGTGAGTACATCTATGGACCCAGCAAAGGTCCAGACCGAGGCAGTGAGAGCCAAGGTGGCCAAGGAGGACCAGCTCCACACCAGACTAGGAATGCACCAGCTTAGCAggcagggagaagaggaaaggggACCACCTAGAAAAAGGGAAGCCCATTTGTGAAGAGGCCACGCGGCATCCACATTGAAGCAACAGATAAGACACTGTGCCCAGCCCCCAGGAGACAGGCCCAGCTCCTAGGAAGACAAAGGAAGCTCCCATAAAAGGACATGAATAAAGAGGCCACGAGGAGGCCAAGCAGCAAGCCGTGGGCACCTAGTGCTGTGGGTCCCAGAAAGCAGAAGCCCGCTGCTGGGAATTGAGAAGTGTGTCTCACACAGGTGCAGCCTGAGCCAAGCAAGGGCGGGAAAGATCTGAGCAGAGGACCCAAGGGAAGCTGCAACCTGAAAGCAAGACAGCGCCGTACCATGCACACGAGGGGCTCATGAGGTGGTGGGGGCACAGCAGACGCACACGAGTGGCTCACAGGGCGgtgggagcacagcagaggaagcaCGCGAGACACTGGGGGGGCTCAAGAGGGTGAGCACGTGCAGTGGGGAATGGAGTCGAGCCCAGGTTGCTGGCTCCAGATTAGGCTTCACAAGCAGCTTGAGCAGGTAGACAAGCACCGAGTAGGGGACGTGCTGCATCTGGAGCAGAGCCAGAAAGGGCTTTATGGAGGAAGGGCCACATTACAGGGTGGGGGGTGCTCCTCCCAGCACGGAGAGTACTCATTGATTGATCTGCCGATgagaaaagaactttaaaaaaacctGTCTCGAGAAATATTTAAGAGAAAGAAATCAAGATTTGCAAATAAGGCAATGCTGCTAGGACTACGGTCAACACGAGGACTGTCCATACTACTTAGCAGCCTGGGAGAGGGCTCAGCAGGCCAGCTGCCGGCAGTCAAAGCTTTCCTAGCTTCCTGGAACTCTACTTCAGCCAGAAAGAGAGAAGTCATTAGACAAAACCTACATCAAAGCTTCAGCCTCTGAGTAAACTGCACTGTGTCACGATTAATCATTTGAAACAAATGGTGAGGGTGTAAGGTGCCCCTGAGGTGAGACACAGATAGGCAGTCATCCCACACAGCAGCAACTCACAGTGACAAGAACTGTGCCCAAGGCCGCAGAGTTGGTGTGTAGGGGCagagagggggtggggaggactcATGGGGCGGGGAGAGGGGAGGTGTGTGGGGGGATGTAGGGGGGGATTGTCAGGAGTGGGAACTCAAGGTGGGATGTGGGGGGGCACCGGCAGCAGGCCTGGCTgaccctctccctcccccgccaccaccccagcagtgtgaccttgagtatacccctgACCCTCCAAACCTGCCTCCTGCCCTGTTAAATGCCAAGGTTAAAGCAGAATGAGTGGGCGCTAGACACCTGGCTGCAGCAGGTGTCTAGACGCTGGCAGGGAGTGTGAGTGTGACTGGCTGGGGAGTACTCATGCCACAGGACAGAACTCACTGCAGGAGGGCCTCATCGCAAGCAGCCGTGGGCGCTGCTCCAGAGCCTGGGCCTGCGCTGCCGTTTTAGTGGGACGAGTGGACTTCCAGAGTCAGTACCGATTCTCACCTcactttctcctgcccaccagcAGTGCGAGGCCACTCCCCACCCGTGTCTTCCCAGAAAGCACTAAGTCAGCGGGAACCCGGGCACCTGGGGAACACCCAGACCTTTCTGGGTGCAGACTCCTGGCAGAGCACCAAGAACATTAAGTTCAACGTGCCGGCTGGTGAATGAGATGAGTGTCCAGGAGCCGGGTGCTCTTGCAGGTGATCTGCCCACCCTGTGGACCCAGAGCACCTGGGCGCCCTGTGCAAACGGTCCACAGCTCACCTGTCTGAAGACAGGATCACGGTAAGCATCTACGTTTTGGGTAACAAGAACTCTGCTGAAGGCCTTGCACTCGCTCCTACCCTCTCCCACGGGACCCGTTGACACTGCACCCTGGAAGAATGTCCAAACACAGACAAAAGAGCGCCCCGGAGGAAAAAACGCCCCACCTCTGTACATACGCGAGCGTCTTTCCTTACTACACCTAACAGTACCGCACACAgtcgcacacacacatacgcacacacacggACACGCGAGtgcgcacacatacatacacgcacgcgcacacacacacacacgggcgcgcacaagcacacacacatacgtgcacAGAGGAACATCCCCCCTCAGCTTACAACACCCGGGCGGCGGCGAGGGCGCGGACCCGACTCACCATGAACGCGCGGGGCTCAGGATCGCGCGGCCGGCGGCTCCATGCCTCGCTCCGCGGACACTGCCCTCTGCCGCACCCGGGGCCGACCCACGGAGGGACCGAGGGACCGACCCGCAGACGCACAGGACGCAAGGCAGGGCTGCGGCTGCGGGGCGGAGCCAGGCCACTCAGTCGCGCGCAGATGCCGGGAGCGCACGACGCTCGGTTCGCTCCGCCTCCAACGCTCCAGCCTGGCTCGTCGAGACCCCGACCTGGGCCCGGGAGACCGGGACcggggccgggggccgggggccgggggccggggaccgggggcggggccgggggcggggctgcGCCAGGGAGACCTCAGCGTCCCGGGCGCGTGGGTGTCCACAGTGGGTGGTGGTAGCAGAAGGCAGCTGCGCCCCCTTTCGACAGGCGCAGGGGCACCGGGCGAAAGGTGCGCGCAGCTGGGCGGCTCCAGCGGCCGCACCTGGGCACGCTTAGCCACGATCTCAGTCTCCCGACCGCCGCAGACAGGTGCAGCTTGGTCCTATCctaaagggaaactgaggctccgagCCTTGCACAGGGCCAGGGACGTAGGGCCTAGACGCGGCTTTGCACCCCCCTCCCAGGCTTGCCCGCGGAGTCCGACTTCTAGGAACTGACGAGGCCAGGCGTGCCGGTGAAGACACGGGATTCTTCGGAGGAAGGATGCGCAGACCACCGCTAAACCGGCATCCGGCATCCGTCTAAACCTCGGGCACCGGGTCCCTGGTTACACGGGGGATGTACATGGTAAGAAGTAAGCGTAATGCCGAGCAACACACAGCCAAGTTCTAGCTCGTAATGTAAGAAGATACTGAGAAATACCTACCAAAGGGCACTATACAGAGTATTAACGCGGGTCTTGCCCGGGTGGTGGTGGCTAGTTGCCTTCTcacctgattccgactcatggcgaccccgtgtgcagagcagaactgctctgaagggttttcaaggctgtggccttcgggaagcagattgccaggcctgtcttccgaggcacttctgggtaggttcgaaccagcAACCTCTGGGCTAGtggtccagcacttaactgtttgcactgaccttttcttctttatactcTACTGTGGTTGTCAGATGTTTCCTACACTgagattattttaattaaaacaccaggacacaccaaaaaaaacccaggcccGGATAGAAACCAGATCTGTGGTTGCTTTTGGAGGGGGTTGCCTGGGAAGGGCCACAAAGACCTGTAGTGATGGAAACACTCTCTCAATGTGCACTCATCAGAACTGAATGgcatgataaaaattattttaaaataaataaataaataaataaaaagactaaaaacaaaaactgaatggTATACTTCAGAGCATTCTGCTTGAAAATCACACCTcaacttaaaaaatgtttaaagtcCTTGTAGGGTCAGAGTTGTTTTAGGTCACCCGTGGGCCAGGGTCCGAGGGCTGGCCAGCCTGGGTCTGGGGCTCGCAGGGCTCTCCCTGTGACAGCCTGCACAGGCCCCTGGGCTGTGAGCACACACTTCCGCCGGCTGATTTTCTACAAAGCAGAATGGCCAAATCCCAGCAGGAGCTTCTTCATTCAGAAGACACCTAGAAAGTCCTCCGGGGGAGAACTGAACAGACAGACGGTGACAAGTGACAACGAGGGTGTGGAGGAACTGGAACCGTCACACGATGGCAGGAGTGGAAAATGCATCAGCAGTTCTGGAagagagtttggcagtttcttacaggCACCTACCGTACGACCAGGAGCTCCACGCCTAGGGATACACTCAACACAGGCACCTACCGTACGACCAGGAGCTCCACGCCTAGGGATACACTCAACACAGGCACCTACCGTACGACCAGGAGCTCCACGCCTAGGGATACACTCAACACAGGCACCTACCGTACGACCAGGAGCTCCACGCCTAGGGATACACTCAACACAGGCACCTACCGTACGACCAGGAGCTCCACGCCTAGGGATACACTCAACACAGGCACCTACCGTACGACCAGGAGCTCCACGCCTAGGGATACACTCAACACAGGCACCTACCGTACGACCAGGAGCTCCACGCCTAGGGATACACTCAACACAGGCACCTACCGTACGACCAGGAGCTCCACGCCTAGGGATACACTCAACACAGGCACCTACCGTACGACCAGGAGCTCCACGCCTAGGGATACACTCAACACAGGCACCTACCCTAGGACCAGGAGCTCCACGCCTAGGGATACACTCAACACAGGCACCTACCGTACGACCAGGAGCTCCATGCCTAGGGATACACTCAACACAGGCACCTACCCTAAGACCAGGAGCTCCACGCCTAGGGATACACTCAACACAGGCACCTACCGTACGACCAGGAGCTCCACGCCTAGGGATACACTCAACACAGGCACCTACCCTAGGACCAGGAGCTCCACGCCTAGGGATACACTCAACACAGGCACCTACCGTACGACCAGGAGCTCCACGCCTAGGGATACACTCAACACAGGCACCTACCGTACGACCAGGAGCTCCACGCCTAGGGATACACTCAACACAGGCGCCTACCGTACGACCAGGAGCTCCACGCCTAGGGATACACTCAACACAGGCACCTACCCTAAGACCAGGAGCTCCACGCCTAGGGATACACTCAACACAGGCACCTACCGTACGACCAGGAGCTCCATGCCTAGGGATACACTCAACACAGGCACCTACCCTAAGACCAGGAGCTCCATGCCTAGGGATACACTCAACACAGGCACCTACCGTACGACCAGGAGCTCCACGCCTAGGGATACACTCAACACAGGCACCTACCGTACGACCAGGAGCTCCACGCCTAGGGATACACTCAACACAGGCACCTACCGTACGACCAGGAGCTCCACGCCTAGGGATACACTCAACACAGGCACCTACCCTAGGACCAGGAGCTCCACGCCTAGGGATACGCTCAACACAGGCACCTACCCTAGGACCAGGAGCTCCACGCCTAGGGATACGCTCAACACAGGCGCCTACCGTATGACCAGGAGCTCCACGCCTAGGGATACACTCAACACAGGCACCTACCCTAAGACCAGGAGCTCCACACCTAGGGAACACTCAACACAGGCACCTACCCTAGGACCAGGAGCTCCACGCCTAGGGATACACTCAACACAGGCACCTACCCTACGACCAGGAGCTCCACGCCTAGGGATACACTCAACACAGGCACCTACCCTAGGACCAGGAGCTCCACGCCTAGGGATACACTCAACACAGGCACCTACCGTATGACCAGGAGCTCCACGCCTAGGGATACACTCAACACAGGCACCTACCCTAAGACCAGGAGCTCCACGCCTAGGGATACACTCAACACAGGCACCTACCCTAAGACCAGGAGCTCCACGCCTAGGGATACACTCAACACAGGCACCTACCGTACGACCAGGAGCTCCACGCCTAGGGATACACTCAACACAGGCACCTACCGTATGACCAGGAGCTCCATGCCTAGGGATACAGTCAACACAGGCATCTACCGTATGCCCGGGAGCTCCATGCCTAGGAATACACTCAAGAGAATTAAAACATACCCGTGAGATGCAAatatgcagcattattcataacggCCCCAAACTGGAAGCAATCCCAAAATCCACCAACTGGTGAAGAGGAAAGCAgcaatgaaaaaagaacaaactaccaTAACATGGTGCTATAAGATgggtgaacctcaaaaacatcatgctaagcgaaagatgccagacacaaaagacaatttgcatgactccatttatatgaaatttcttAAAAAGGCAAATTTctagaggaaaaaacaaatggGCATTTGCCTGGGGCTGGAGCAGGGTCGACTGCAAACAGGCAGAAGGGAACTCTTTTGAGTGATGAAATTCTCTAACACTGGACTGCAGTGAAGGTGGCCTAACTGTATACATTGACTACCAATCACAAAGCAGTTACAATGATTTTAGGGTATATCAATAATTTCTCAACAAAGAAGAGTTGATTCTGGCTGGAAGGATCAGGGAAGAAGGTCTTGTTAAGAAAAAATTATCCCTAACTTGCAAAGAAGGCAAAAGCAGGTGTGGTGGATGGAAGGGAGGCTTCCTTTCAGTTCACACCTGGGCATTTTTAACACGCGTGTCCAGGGATTATCTAGGAGAATGTGCCTGTGGTCTTTATTTTCTGATTAAAGCCCAGATACTTCAAAGTTACATGTTATCTTGTAGATTTATGTCCCACAGAGAAGATAATCCCGAGGGTGATGACATACTTCCCTGTAGGACACTCACCACTTTGTTTAAATCTAACCCAGCAGTCTTGTTCTAACTCTTTTTGGGTTTTATGCCTATAAATATCCAATTCCTCAAATGCTCTTGGAATCAACTTTACCATCTCACTCTTCTCCTCAATGAGATAAATAAATCTTTGACCCACggtcacttaaaaaaaagtaaatgttatAAGAAAAGGTTGTGTGTCTGTTAGGTGCAGTCTAGTCGAtttttcactcatagtgaccccgtgtgacagagcagaactgccccatagggtctcctaggctgtcatcttggCTCAAAAGGGGCAGTTTGGTGCAACTGGGGGAATTGAGTATGGTCTGAGTACCAGATGCAATTATAGAATTACTGCGATAGTACTTCCATGGTTTTGTAGGAGAATGTCTACCCTTACAGAGTATGTGCTCAAGTACTGAGGAGTGAGATGTCATGGTACCTGCAACTGTGTTCTAGATGTTTCAATtttccaaaaacagaaaaaggcgCAACAAAGCGGATATGGCAGAAGTCAACAGCTGTTTGATCTAGGTGGAGACTGTATGGGTGTCCATGAAATTGTTCTTTGAACCAACCCTTCTGTAggtttgaagtttttcttcatggGCGTCAGAAACTAGTAAGAAGACAGCCTCCTTCAGATCTCTTCTCAAATGCCCGTCCTCACAGACACACTCCATGACCACTGGAACCAGAACGAGGCCCGGTGGCCTCCTCCCAGCATCAGGTTCTGCCTGCTCGGCACTTCATCACAACTTGTGATGACGTGATGACTCAAGTAGTCTTTACTGCCCAACAGACTGTAAACGCTCTGAGAGCAAAGGCTTCAGCTGTCCTTCTCCGAGGAACGCCTAGCTAAGTAAATGGCTCACAGTAGACATCTGAGCCTTTGAGGAATAAATGTGCCACCACGTGAagttgaggtccctgggtggtgcaagccatTTGCGCTTTAACATAGAGGCTGGCGGTATGAACCCCCCCGCAGTGCAGCCAaagaaagtctggtgatctgcttctgtaaagaccatagctaagaaaaccttacagagcagttctactttataacacatggggtcgccatgagtggaaattgacttgacaacaatgggttttttattttcatatgaaatcatttattcttccttccttctctcctttcaccaatccttccacccacccaccctttcatccaccatccattcatccacccacccacccatctacccatccatccctGCATTCACCCatccctccacccacccacccatccctccatctacccatccatctacccacctatctacctACTCACCcattcttccatccatccatccctccatccctacACCTACCCATgcctccatccacccacccatgtctccatccacccacccatgccTCCCTCCACCCACGCCtccctccacccatccatcccTCTACCCACCCACCTATCCCTCCATCCCTACACCTACTCATGCctccatccacctacccatccCTCTATCTATCCActcatccctccctccatccacccacccatccctccatccctacACCTACCCATGCctccatccacctacccatccctccatccacccatccatccctccatccacccacccacccatccctctATCCATACACCTACCCTCCATCCACCCGCCCATCCCTCCATACACCCCCCATCCCTCCATCCACTCACCCATACATCCCTCCACCCGCTCACCCACCCATCTATCTACCCACATATCCCCCCACCTacccatccctccatccacccacccatccctccatccctacacccacccatccctccatccactcatccatccatccctccacccGCTCACCCACCCATCTATCTACCCACATAtccctccacccacccatccatccacccacccaccgaTTCACCCATCCCTCCATCtattcattcatccacccacccacccatccatccatccatctacccatctgtCCAGCCATCCAGGATTTATGGTGCTTGGCTCTAGAAATGGAGATGAATAGGCCCCTGCCCTCGAGTAGCTCGCGGACTAGCAGGTGGACAACAGCTACACCTGGTGATCAGTGCTATGACACAGAGAAACCCCTAAGGCTCAGACGAGCCCCAAAGAGGCCACTGACCCAGCCTGAGGGGTTAGTGGTGACTGTCTGGAAAACCAATTCCTGCAGCTGAAAGACAGCCAGTCACAGTGTAGCTCTGTCCTCAGCCTCCACAGGCCTCCTACCAACACCCAGGCCCCCAGCCAAGCACCTGGTGCCACATGCACTCATTGCCGCAAGTCAACACGCTCACTAAATCAATACAGGGCTGAGTCGAGGTACACGCTGTGTTCACCAAACACGTTGGCCATCTTCTCTGGCAGGCTACAGCCTGCAAGTCACTTCACCAATGCAGCTTCCATCACAAATCTGAGAACTGTACACCATTTACAAAGTCTTAACTATATTCATACTATACCACGGGACAAGCTGACTTTTACTAAATGCTAAAACGGGAAAGGGAGCAATAACAGAAGTTCGCAGAACCTCTCCGTCTCAGATTGACACCAGAGCTCACAGCAATCTTAGTCTCTCCTGACTGCGGCGTGATGGATGGTGGTCTGAGATGACCAGTGCTCATCCCAGGCCTCCTGCATGTTCACTATGACATGGGATGTGTGGCTCGCTTGCTTTATCTACAACATGGCCACCACTGCCCTTTGAGGTCAGGGAGGTGAAGTGCGTTCACCTGTCCATCGTGGCACGGGAGCAGGTGCTGGCAAACCCACCCTGCTGCAGGGCACTGGGTTTCTCAGGGACGCGAAGGTGCCTGAGCAGCACCGTCAGTGCCCCACCACGGCATAGCTGACCAAAGCCCACCGCCTCAGTGAGTCACAAGGTGACAGCGGAGGAAGACGCCAAGCCCTGCACACGTAGCAGAAGCAAGAAGACCGTTAACAAAGTGGGGTATGAACGGGCCTGGCTGACAGTGGGCGCTGCCCAGGACCTGGCAACAACACAGCCCAGCCTCACCTACTCTTGTGGGTGTATGTCCAGCAACACATAGGAGGGTCTGAGACAGCAAAAGGCCAGCGCAGGACGTACCGTGAGGCACACGGTGGAGTGGCTCAGGGTGGGCTCGGGAAACCCTGAGACAAGGAGGTCATGGGAGGAGCTGCAGGTAGAGGCCCCAGAGGAGACAGCTGGgaccccaagggacagaaagtcATGTGGCCAAGGTGCGCAGCAGTCAGATCATGGGGAGTGGGGTCCTTGTCAGGTGGTGATAAGGGGTGTGCTTTTTAGTCACATGTGATAAGAAACCACTGGGAAATTTTAaatagagattgttgttgttagttgccttctcgtgtcagttctgacccatggcgaccccatgtgtgcagagtagaactacttcacagGGTgtccaaagctgtgacctttcagaagcagatcaacaggcctgtcttctgaggcacctcggggtgggttcaaactgccaaacttctggctagtagtcaagtgcttaaccttttacGCCACCCAGCCACTCTTAAGTAGAGGAGTGACATGACTTACTGTATGTACAGAGAACAACCAGAGCGGCAGGAGTGGTTCTCTGGGTGACAGGATTAGGGGTGACGCTAGTTttcattacattatatcagatttctACATGTACTGTGTTAACGTTTACAGCCAAaagtaaaactaaaaccaaagccaaacaagCAAACCAAAGTAGCAGCTAAATGTGCTCCTTAGCAGGGCACCGAGCCGGCCACCAGCCCGCCCCTTGGGCCTGCCCTCCTGATGCCACCCAGTGCCCCTGCCCAGCTGCAGTCCACTCTACAAGCCGCCTCCCACCCCTGGGCACCAAGGCTCTTTCAGCCCTCCTTAACTTGGCCATACCATTCTATCTGCGGAGATTGCTCTCTCCTCCCTACCCACCcaccaaaaaatggaaaaaaacaaaccaaaaccttcCTACTTCTCCTTCAAAGACACCCCTCCAGGTGACCCCTCGTGCAGCTCCAGAGAGAAAGGCCTGCTTgagggccaagaggagctgagagagctgtcctgcactgaagaaggcagggatgtgctctccactgggcgggggcggggggggggggacctTCCAGACCCTGCCTACATGCTTACTGATCCTGACCCCGAGTTGTagcctgttccttaataaaccacttaactgtaggtatggtctgtgagttctgtgcggccattgcaacaaattatggaacccagcagagaagcagagagtgccggCTGCTGTCAGAACTGGTCAAAAGGCTGGAGAGTGgcagtatgtctgacctccacctcctgggcatcagctttgggctgatcctggtcactgcccccctgaagttagacaggttctcacactactactactaccatTTTTCAGCTCCCTTCCCACGGGCAAAAGGACAGCCACTGATGTGAGCCCCCCAGGGACTTACAAGGAATAACCCAAGCTCCAACTAGAGCCGCAAAGAGCGCCAGCAGCTGGAATTCTACTCAGAACCTTTGGAACCTGATGGCCAGTAACACTTACCAGACACTCCCCACGTGTCAGCCCCAGGGCCAAGTCAGACACACATGGTCTCATTCCATCCTGACCACCCACCCCCAGAACCTGTGCACATGTGACCTTACAGGGGACAAGGGCTGTGCAGGGTGATCAGAGAAGGATCTCAAGAGGGGAGATCCTTCTGGGTTAGCTGGGTGGGCCTGGTGTGACATCAGTGTCCTTACGAGAGGGCAGCAGAGGGACAGTCACTGCAGAACGGGGAGGCCGTGAGAGTgatggggccacaagccaaggaatggtgGCAGCATCCAGGAGTTGGGAGAGAAAGGATCAGATTATCCCCTCGGAGcctccagggagccctggtggcacagtggttaaagcactcgggtgctaaccaaaatgttggcagtttgaatgcaccagctgctctgtgggagaaagatgtggcgcctgcttccataaagaccacagccttggaaaccctctggggcagttctactcagtcctacagggtcgctgggagttgaaactgactcaaatgacaaagggtctggttttggttttgagcctccagaaggaaccagccctgccaataccctaatattaacccaaaAGATTCATTTCGGACTTCTGAcccccagaactgtaagagaagaCATTTGTGTAGTTTGTCACAGCGGTAACAGTGACACACACAGGTGCTCTCAGCATCGCCTCCTCCCCACCTGGCCCCACCCTTTCTTTCCAGATACTGCACCCGAGGCCCTAAGAAACCTCCCTACTCAGGTAACAGGTAGAAAATTAATTACTGGTTTGcaacctttcttcttttcctggtgATTTAATGCTATGAATTTCCCGCAAAGCGGTGCTTGCACTCTGTCCCACAATCTTGATATGCTGTATTTTCATTCACGTCAGAATATTCCCTCATTTTCCTCGTGACCTCCCCATGAATT encodes:
- the LOC126077401 gene encoding translation initiation factor IF-2-like isoform X15, which codes for MLHICISRVCFNSLECIPRHGAPGHTVDACVDCIPRHGAPGHTVGACVECIPRRGAPGRTVGACVECIPRRGAPGLRVGACVECIPRRGAPGLRVGACVECIPRRGAPGHTVGACVECIPRRGAPGPRVGACVECIPRRGAPGRRVGACVECIPRRGAPGPRVGACVECIPRRGAPGRTVGACVECIPRRGAPGRTVGACVECIPRRGAPGRTVGACVECIPRRGAPGRTVGACVECIPRRGAPGRTVGACVECIPRRGAPGRTVGACVECIPRRGAPGPRVGACVECIPRRGAPGRTVGACVECIPRRGAPGLRVGACVECIPRHGAPGRTVGACVECIPRRGAPGPRVGACVECIPRRGAPGRTVGACVECIPRRGAPGRTVGACVECIPRRGAPGRTVGACVECIPRRGAPGRTVGACVECIPRRGAPGRTVGACVECIPRRGAPGRTVGACVECIPRRGAPGRTVGACVECIPRRGAPGRTVGACVECIPRRGAPGRTVGACKKLPNSLPELLMHFPLLPSCDGSSSSTPSLSLVTVCLFSSPPEDFLGVF
- the LOC126077401 gene encoding translation initiation factor IF-2-like isoform X33; protein product: MLHICISRVCFNSLECIPRHGAPGHTVDACVDCIPRHGAPGHTVGACVECIPRRGAPGRTVGACVECIPRRGAPGLRVGACVECIPRRGAPGLRVGACVECIPRHGAPGLRVGACVECIPRHGAPGRTVGACVECIPRRGAPGLRVGACVECIPRRGAPGRTVGACVECIPRRGAPGRTVGACVECIPRRGAPGRTVGACVECIPRRGAPGPRVGACVECIPRRGAPGRTVGACVECIPRRGAPGLRVGACVECIPRHGAPGRTVGACVECIPRRGAPGPRVGACVECIPRRGAPGRTVGACVECIPRRGAPGRTVGACVECIPRRGAPGRTVGACVECIPRRGAPGRTVGACVECIPRRGAPGRTVGACVECIPRRGAPGRTVGACVECIPRRGAPGRTVGACVECIPRRGAPGRTVGACVECIPRRGAPGRTVGACKKLPNSLPELLMHFPLLPSCDGSSSSTPSLSLVTVCLFSSPPEDFLGVF
- the LOC126077401 gene encoding translation initiation factor IF-2-like isoform X43, which translates into the protein MLHICISRVCFNSLECIPRHGAPGHTVDACVDCIPRHGAPGHTVGACVECIPRRGAPGRTVGACVECIPRRGAPGLRVGACVECIPRRGAPGLRVGACVECIPRRGAPGLRVGACVECIPRHGAPGRTVGACVECIPRRGAPGPRVGACVECIPRRGAPGRTVGACVECIPRRGAPGRTVGACVECIPRRGAPGRTVGACVECIPRRGAPGRTVGACVECIPRRGAPGRTVGACVECIPRRGAPGRTVGACVECIPRRGAPGRTVGACVECIPRRGAPGRTVGACVECIPRRGAPGRTVGACKKLPNSLPELLMHFPLLPSCDGSSSSTPSLSLVTVCLFSSPPEDFLGVF
- the LOC126077401 gene encoding translation initiation factor IF-2-like isoform X34 → MLHICISRVCFNSLECIPRHGAPGHTVDACVDCIPRHGAPGHTVGACVECIPRRGAPGRTVGACVECIPRRGAPGLRVGACVECIPRRGAPGLRVGACVECIPRHGAPGRTVGACVECIPRRGAPGLRVGACVECIPRRGAPGRTVGACVECIPRRGAPGRTVGACVECIPRRGAPGRTVGACVECIPRRGAPGPRVGACVECIPRRGAPGRTVGACVECIPRRGAPGLRVGACVECIPRHGAPGRTVGACVECIPRRGAPGPRVGACVECIPRRGAPGRTVGACVECIPRRGAPGRTVGACVECIPRRGAPGRTVGACVECIPRRGAPGRTVGACVECIPRRGAPGRTVGACVECIPRRGAPGRTVGACVECIPRRGAPGRTVGACVECIPRRGAPGRTVGACVECIPRRGAPGRTVGACKKLPNSLPELLMHFPLLPSCDGSSSSTPSLSLVTVCLFSSPPEDFLGVF